From one Triticum urartu cultivar G1812 chromosome 3, Tu2.1, whole genome shotgun sequence genomic stretch:
- the LOC125547846 gene encoding BTB/POZ domain-containing protein At3g19850-like — protein sequence MDKVWDLKVHVDGRHTLLLHQSVMCAFSGRLRAMATRETKAKSGGGAEAASMCVDLAGFPGGGEGFDLVAQFCYSNGRLPPLRPSDLPLVHCAAAFLEMTEEVRAGNLLAQAEAFVDVGLCYWSWADVLAAVKSCEALGADVSGLRAKLLSALFSRIAEGAETSNSSSSSSPDTAGGSSGRPSSAKTPESVKRSCLGGGGREWWFDDMASLSPPTVEQAMQLLGCYGVDNKNLTLTRFLLHYLPRAAALRKVDDSGSLVGLADTAVHGVAHSGGGAAFSCRGLFWVLRIVSAVGLSKECRRKMEALVGQMLDQATLDDLLVSGDGSGVYDVGLVTRLVRVFVSSVGEEEAGCSSEKMRKVGRLMDKYLAEISPDHGLRVSRFLAVAESLPDSARDCYDGVYRAVDIYLESHAELTIEECATLCRCLNYKKLTLEACKDLTRNRRIPTGVSVQALSLQLQPNALRLLSSSSISRWVVADGEKKEALRLSLRRMQGRLTELQMSCKGTRGKTRASSGMAAKGSKSLGGRGLPWMC from the exons ATGGACAAGGTCTGGGACCTCAAGGTGCACGTCGATGGCCGTCACACGCTTCTTCTCCACCAG AGCGTCATGTGCGCCTTCTCGGGGAGGCTGAGGGCAATGGCGACGCGGGAGACGAAGGCCAAGAGCGGAGGAGGAGCAGAGGCGGCGTCAATGTGCGTCGACCTCGCGGGCTTCCCTGGAGGCGGTGAGGGGTTCGACCTCGTGGCACAGTTCTGCTACAGCAATGGCCGCCTCCCGCCGCTCCGCCCCTCCGACCTCCCGCTCGTGCACTGCGCCGCCGCGTTCTTGGAGATGACCGAGGAGGTGCGCGCCGGCAACCTCCTCGCCCAGGCGGAGGCCTTCGTGGACGTCGGGCTCTGCTACTGGAGCTGGGCCGACGTGCTCGCCGCCGTCAAGAGCTGCGAGGCGTTAGGAGCGGACGTCTCCGGCCTCCGAGCGAAGCTCCTCTCAGCTCTGTTCTCGAGGATCGCCGAAGGCGCAGAGACGTCGAACAGCTCCTCGTCATCGTCGCCAGACACGGCCGGCGGCTCCAGCGGGCGGCCGTCATCCGCCAAGACGCCGGAGTCGGTGAAGCGGTCATGCTTGGGGGGCGGCGGCAGGGAGTGGTGGTTCGATGACATGGCGTCTCTATCCCCGCCGACCGTCGAGCAGGCCATGCAACTGCTGGGCTGCTACGGCGTGGACAACAAGAACCTCACACTGACGCGGTTCCTGCTGCACTACCTCCCCCGCGCCGCGGCGCTCCGCAAGGTCGACGACTCGGGAAGCCTGGTCGGACTCGCCGACACGGCCGTGCACGGGGTGGCGCActccggcggcggggcggcgttCTCCTGCAGAGGTCTCTTCTGGGTTCTGCGGATCGTATCAGCCGTGGGCCTGAGCAAGGAATGCAGGCGAAAGATGGAGGCGCTGGTGGGGCAGATGCTGGACCAGGCCACGCTCGACGACCTCCTCGTCTCCGGCGATGGCAGCGGCGTGTACGACGTCGGCCTGGTCACGAGGCTCGTCAGGGTTTTCGTGAGCTCCGtgggcgaggaggaggccggctgCTCGTCGGAGAAGATGAGGAAGGTGGGGAGGCTGATGGACAAGTACCTGGCGGAGATCTCGCCGGACCACGGGCTGAGGGTGTCCAGGTTCCTCGCCGTCGCAGAGAGCCTGCCGGACTCCGCCAGGGACTGCTACGACGGCGTGTACAGGGCAGTGGACATCTACCTCGAG TCTCACGCCGAGCTGACTATCGAGGAGTGCGCAACACTGTGTCGGTGCCTCAACTACAAAAAGCTGACGCTGGAGGCATGCAAGGACCTGACCAGGAACCGACGGATTCCAACAGGGGTCTCCGTACAGGCACTGTCCTTACAACTGCAGCCCAATGCGCTCCGGCTCCTCTCGTCGTCGTCGATTTCGAGATGGGTTGTGGCAGACGGCGAGAAGAAGGAGGCGCTGAGGCTGAGCCTGCGGCGAATGCAGGGCCGGCTGACAGAGCTGCAGATGAGTTGCAAGGGGACGAGAGGGAAGACAAGGGCGTCGTCTGGGATGGCGGCCAAGGGCAGCAAGTCCTTGGGCGGGAGGGGCTTGCCTTGGATGTGCTAG